One Setaria viridis chromosome 5, Setaria_viridis_v4.0, whole genome shotgun sequence genomic region harbors:
- the LOC117855730 gene encoding uncharacterized protein has translation MSSPSSWLFSDNSRYSTRARLLFMGLSFAIGILTFLLYLALWYACSSSRRRRQQQRRGVVGVAGALDEGGDRGMSADAIAALPAFVFARDGGSGEPAAPALDCPVCLGQVEAGEKVRRLPKCGHAFHAECVDAWLRAHSTCPMCRAAVGAAAAATATKLQAADTTPTPAEALPPV, from the coding sequence ATGAGCTCGCCAAGCTCGTGGCTGTTCTCGGACAACTCGAGGTACAGCACCCGGGCGCGGCTGCTCTTCATGGGCCTCTCCTTCGCCATCGGCATCCTCaccttcctcctctacctcgcGCTCTGGTAcgcctgcagcagcagccgccgccgccgccagcagcagcggcgcggcgtggTCGGCGTGGCCGGCGCGCTGGATGAAGGCGGCGACCGCGGCATGAGCGCGGACGCGATCGCCGCGCTGCCGGCGTTCGTCTTCGctcgcgacggcggcagcggcgagccggcggcgccagcgctCGACTGCCCAGTGTGCCTCGGGCAGGTGGAGGCCGGGGAGAAGGTGCGGCGGCTGCCCAAGTGCGGGCACGCGTTCCACGCCGAGTGCGTCGACGCCTGGCTGCGCGCGCACTCCACATGCCCCAtgtgccgcgccgccgtcggcgcggccgccgccgccaccgccaccaagcTGCAGGCAGCCGACACCACCCCGACGCCGGCGGAGGCGCTGCCACCTGTGTAA